GGACGAGGCAGGAACAAGACCGCGACCCCAAGGCACTCCCAGTCCAGCAAGAAGACCAGTGCCAAGTCCTCCAGGACGGTGGTAATTCAGCCTCGCAGAAGGAAAGTTGCCGGGCAGGGATCATTCCGTGCTCAGCCAAAGCTCGCCAAGAACAGTTTCACTCAACTAAAGCGACCACCCCTCTCGCCAAGAAGAGCAGAGTCTACAGCTAAGGATGCCAGTACGCAGAGCAAGACGATGACCACAAAGAACTCGCTTAAGAAGTCGGATTCACAGATGCGGAATACCAGGTCAGTAGATCGACTGAGCAATGCAGAGATTCCGGTCGTAAAACGATGGCGTCTTTAGAAGAGATATACCAGTAGATTTTCATTCATTCAAACTAATCAAATTTGCACCAAGTAATCAACAACTTTAATCACAGTGATCCCTCATGTGATGGACCGCACTGAATCCCACATGAAGGCGATCCAAATTGAAAATGTACTTAAATACGGATTGTCTAGTTTGTATACATGAATAAAAATGTCATAAAAACCCTTATAACTTATTGCCCATTTATCAAATTAAGGcgttatttttttattttatttattcggTTTTATAATAAATTAGAATTTTCATTGCTGCAGCTTAACATTCGGTTTCTTATTCTTGTATGTTCTGTTTAATAAGACTAACTTGTGACACATATCGTAAGCCAATTTGGCTAGGGCCCAAATTAATTTGACAAGAGTTAGTTTTTAGCGTGGTATTAACCAACTTATAAATTTTGTTTGCTTAGATCTAAATGTATTTTCTTAATTATTCCGATTTAGTTTTCTCTTCGCATTCAATTCGCACAAGTTTCCGCTTTTTCTAGcttttgctttgtttatttttgctctGGTACATTAAAATGCAACTACTACAGACTAACAATACTTGGCCATATATACGGATCATATATATGGTGTATATAGAGTTACGCAGTTACTGGCCATGGCCTTGACTTGCGATTTAGATTAAATAGTTCGAAGCATCTTGTTTCTGATTCTTGTTGTGGTATTGGTATCGGTATCGTCTGTAAACGGGCGCCAAAAATCGAAAAAGGGTAAAGAGTTGGGAGGAGTTATACAAAAGAAGGAAAACATTGCTCACAATTGTTTCGATTGGTTTTACAAAAGTATTGTACACAATAAGTATTTTGTATAATCGTTTTTATCAAATTTCCCCTAGCCATGGACTGGCAATTATATTAAAGTTATAGTTATTATATACTCTCCAGTTTGCCAGTTTTGCGCTTGCTCGACATGTAAATGAATTTtctaaaacaaaaattcaggGCGCTCTCTCTTGAtttgtttcggtttttggTATGTTGTGAGATATGAAATACTTGAGGATTTGTAGATACATTTGTCTGAAGCAAAGCCAAGCAAACAGGTGCTACACGTAAATGCCgtgataaaaacaaaacaattgcTCTAGTCTAACTAAAATGCAGCTACTTAGATCATACATTACACGCGCTTTTCTTACCATTAAAACATAATCCTAAATATGCATACAAACATATTGGTTTGTGTTCTTAATTTCTTTTCAAAGTGTATTGGGTTTGCGACTAAATGTTagttgaattttaaattcattttcagaTTTTTTGGTGGCTTTGCTTTTGGCCCAAAAAATTGTTTCGGGTGTTTTCCTAACTTGTCGAAGACAATTGGATTGGATTCATTTTACTTGCACattttgttaaaaaatttTACTGCTAGCGTACTACGATTTCAGCCAAAGTTCTTTCAGtctgaaaaacaaaaggatTTTGAGTAAAACAGTTTAAAAGCAAACTTAGTTCTCCACACAAAAAGCGTTTTACAGGGAAGCATCCAAGATACGAATTAGTCAAACATAAAAAGGGTTAGTTGAGAGTGAATGAGTACTTGCTACAAGggtaaatacaaattaaaaattacttACAAAAATACAAGGTTTTGACAGTGAGTTTGTGTGGTGCCATGGAAATCTCTTCCCCATTCTTCTTTCAGAATATGAACATTTTGAAAGGATTTTCATTGCAATTGCAATCGTACTTCATGATACATTAACCGTGCTGGCCTTTAGTTTGTTCTACGGAATACAAGACTTATCTTTAAGGACTACTTATCAACTCTGCTCGAGATAGCTGTTGGAAAACATAGGTTAAACCTTGATTGGGATACATGAATTTTCAACATTAACCTTAACATTCAGTGTCAGAGGATGTGTATCTTAATCCGAGAGTATAGAACATGCACAAGTTGGGGTTTTGTGTATTGCTAACTAGGAGATCAGTAACAAATGCCCGCTGGTGCAGTGCGTTTCAAAACTTTCAGACCGTTCCATCTGCTCGTGAGATGACTAAATTTGGCGGTAGTGAGTTATAAAAACGTAAACATAAAATCCaagtaaaagaaaaaaaaactaatgcATCCAATAAAAATTCATTTATCATAACGCTGAGAACGTTAAATGGACTCCTTAAATATGCCCTGCAGTTATGAAACGCGTTGCAAGTATACATGTGTGTGGTAGTGAGTGTTAAAGATACAATTAGTTGACGCTCTTGCTGTTTGCCGATGTCTCTGATCGCCGCTGTTAATCACCGTCTAATTAGATGCTTAGAATTCAGTGCGCCCCGCCATCGACATCGACTCAATGCTCTGACGCAGGTGGCTATCGTTGGTGATCTTTTCGCAGACAATGCTCACCTTTTTCAGCAGCTCGATGGCAGTTTGGAGCACCTGCTGCCACTTGTGCAGCTCATTCTCGTGCGCCATCTCCTGGTCTCGCAGCAATTCCAGCCATTCCTGATTCGTGCTCGGCAGCTCACTGAAAAGCGTAGGTCCATTTAAATCGAATTTGGTTGTCAGTATGGATTTGGACTCACCTCAAGGCCGCCAAACTGGGCATGCGGGCCCGCCGATTGAGATCCACGTCAATGCGTTCCTCCAGCCTCCAGAGCTTAAGTAATAATATCACATTTAATGCCAGCATCAAGCACAGCAAGAGTATAACCAACAACCACAAGCCCTTGTGTCTAAGTCTGTGACCCTGTGACCCTTGACCCGATGCCAGAGGCTGGCCGTCACCGCCGCCCAggtgcaactgctgctgctgtaggTGCTGCTTGTGCGGCTGAAGGTGGTGATGGTGCatttgctgctggtggtggagCTGTTGCTGCTTGCCGCCCTCGAGCAGCAGCGGATGACCGGCGGCGGCGCCGACTGCCGCCCCGGGAATAACTCCCGTGGCCAGCATTTGAGTCTCCAGGGGATCACCGGCTGGGGCCGGACCAACTGCCTCCTCCAGAGGACGAATTTGGGTGGCGGTACCTGCGGAGAAACGGGGACGAGCGGAGGAATGGCATATGGAACGGTTAGAAATCAAACCATTCGAACGGAAGAATCGAAATGAACATAGGCTGGCAACAAAATCACAACATTAAGAGtacaacaaaatataaatcacTAGTAAATAAATTAAGCTGCAATAAAAAGCAAGTGATTAGGAGGTACATGATGGGCTAGCAATCGTCACAAGAGACCGTATATAAGATAAAAGATACATTACTCTTCAAGCCGGACAGCTTCAGAAAAGTTTGCATTACCAGTAGTTAACTTTTTATAAAATGAACCAAGCCTTGCGGTGAAAAATATCcttgcaaaaaatttaatgaTCGACATAATATTAGCTTTCTTAAACGAAATTAATGCGCGAACAAATTCGAATTGGTTGAAGATTCGTCAAGTTCTTGTGACTTAGTTGAAGGTTAATCCATTATGAACTAGAAGGGGGCAAAACTTTAAGCAAAATATGAATGAAGCCTTATCGAAACTTGATAAAGCAATTAAAAGTAATCATTACCAGTAGAAAAAATTATTAGATTAATAAAAGGAAGCATTCGAAAAGAAGGTTAAAATTGGTGAAATTGCTTTATGGTCGGCATCACGTGTGCTCATAAATCTTTGGCAGTGCCAGCTGTGCCTCTTATCGAATTTACTTGGAAAAGTATATTTAAAGTTAAGTTTAATCGCATTAAAAGAACGATGTAATTTAGTAAAGAATCCGAAATCACTCTAAATTAAGTTTCATTAAGTTTCAAACTATTATTTATGAcatattttcttaattttgaAGATTCTTTAAGAATTTTAAGCTTAATTCTGAGTAGATTATAAGGTACGACACTTATTCATCCGTTAGTAAAACTGACCAAATTATctattcgtttttttttttttataaacaactaACTAACTGTATTTTAATACTGATAGACATAAAAAAATTCCCGTGTGGCAATTGCTAGTCAGGAAGGATCCAAATACTTAAGCTGTACCTCTGCCGGACTGAAGTACAGCCTTACGGTGATGCCAGTGATGGggatgctgctgatgatggGGAAGCAGaggctgatgatgatgataggAGTGCCTGGCATcgtgatgatgatgctgaCTACCatggtgatggtggtgatgATGGTGCATGTGCAAGTGCTGGTGCTGATGTTGGTCCTGCTGATGGGGATGTCGCGACTCTTGGATGCTGTCATTGTCCGTGCTGGTGGCCGTATGGAGGGCACCTGTCGTGATGGAGGTGGTCGACGTGGAGGTGGCGGATTGCTGATTCATGCCTGAGATGTATGTTGATTGTAGCTGGATGTTGCTTTTGGTTCGTAACGAGTGGTTTCATGTTTATTGTGAGCATGCGTGCGTTTTGGTGTGGTTAGAAGAAGCAATGGCAATTGGCATTGGCAGTTATCGAATTCGAACTCTGATTTCATATGTTCATTACAAAATATTAGAAAGAAATTGCTTTGCTTTGTTGCtgtatttgttgttcttgttgttgtggttgttgcaTTGTAGTTAATTGGTTGCTGCGGCTAGAGTCGCAATGCTTACCTCTCCTCGGCCGCCGACCCTTTCCCTTGGCAGGTGGAATGCACGTCTCGCTCTGGAGCGCATGCAACTGAGCGCCAAAGAAGTCCTCCAGGCCCGCCCACGTGTTCTTCTCAATAAAGCCCTTGACCACGCCCCAGATCGACTTCTTGTACTTGATCTGGGTGTGAATTGAGAGCATAGTGTGATCATCGACAGTTCTATGAAACGGAATTAGAATGCCAATTAGAAAAGTCAGAAGTTGAGTGACATCTGTGCACTGTTCATCAGCCAGCTAGTTATCATCGCCGAGTGCAAGTTGGGTGACTCACCTGGCCAGGCAGAAGTGTATGAGCACACTGAAACTTTCCGCGTATGGAATGCCTGCATTAACACTATTTACATCTATGGAATACAGTTCTCCCGGCTTGCTACACTCCCGCTGCGTCTGGTACTCGGTAACCTAGGGGAATCATTGTATGCATTTGATAGTCAGTTTATTTGTTCGTTTCTATTTTGAGGCCAGTGCACATTCACCTTTGAGGTCTTGGGCCCCACAGAGGCGGCCAATTGAACAGTGACGTTCACTGTGCGCACTTGCAGACCCTCCTCGTTCTTGGTCCACTCGCCTAGCACGAGGTCCGTTGACTTGCGCATGGCATGGAATTCAGTTATGAATTTGGACTTGCTGAACAGAAGATTAAACAAGGTGTCCACGTTAATTGGCAGAATGGTGTGCACGATCTGGCGTCCCTCGTGCGTCGAGGTGCACTCTGTGGTGGGCACAAATCTAAGCGGGCGATAGAAGGAGTATGTTAGTTAGATGTGATTAACTCATGGCACCTAAAACTTACGGCAAATTGTTCTCCTCGGAATCAGACGAGTCGGAGACATCTGTCGGCACACTCTCGGCAGCATTTTTGCCCTCTTCGCGTTGGCGATGGATTTTCCCTAGCTTTCGCTTCATTTCCATCTTGGACTCCAAGGATCCTGACCCGGAACTGGCACTGGCCAACGTTTGAGCGGCTGCTGCCGCAGCTACGGCGGCCGAGTTCGAAGCCGTGCTAACCTTCTTCTCCGCACTCATCTTGtcgctgccactgccgctggCTGCCGCCGTATTTGAGCCCGACAGAGATCCCGATCCGGAGCCAGAGCCCGTGTGGTTGGCaatggtggaggaggaggcagTGGTGGAGCCCGCTGTGCTGCCGCTGCTGACGTTGGGAGCGCTCATGGTGACGCTCACCGATAGCTCCGTCGGCTTCACCGAGCTGAGCGTCAGCTCCTTGGCATTCTGTTTCATCTTCTTGTTCAATTTGCGGGAGCTCTCCCTGGTCTTATTGTTATCCGATCCGCTGGCCGAGGCGTTGGCCGATGACTTGGACGAATTGAAGAAATATTTCGTTTTAGACTTGCGGGGGGCAGAGGCGCggacgccgccgccgctgctggcGCTGCTGTTTCCGCTCTGGGGAAGCAGAGGATTCGACTGGTTGGATTGATTCGACTGCTGCGACTGGCGCTGCGAGTAGCTATCGTCATCTATGGCCGTCTGGAAGTCGAAGTCTGGCTCGTTGTCGTTGTTCAGCGTGGGATCAATGTAGTCCTCGTCGTCGGTGGTCAGGCCCAGCTCGTCGCCGTAACAGGTGTGCACATGTTTCCAAATCTCCTGCGGCGAAAACTGCTTGTTCATCAGCGTGTTCTGCCAGACGCGGAAGAGCATCAAGAAGCTCTTGTCGCGCGAGGTGAACGTGGCAAAGAAGTACTTGTCCTTGCCGCTGGATATCGAAATGGCATTCGGTATGACCAGTGCTGTCTTCTCCTTGGTTATGGCCGTCACATCCTTCCACTTGATGCTCACGTAGGTCTCCCAACTGAAGATGTTCGCGTGGAAGCAGACGTAGTTCTGTGACACATACAGACGGCCCTGGACCAGAATGTCGCGTTGTAGGGCACACGAGTAGTCTGCGGAAGAAGATAATCACTTGAGTAAATTGCTTCAATTAAGGCGTGTTTCATTAACGGGAATTCATTGATGATTACACTTCTCAGTTCATTTATCAGAGCGAAAGATCACTGAACTAcattaaaatttcaaatgaTCAAGGTGATTTTCTAATGCTCAACTGCATCATCAGTCGTCAATTATCACAATTGCATTTGTCCGTACTGcacattaatttaaaacatagcATGAAAAATTGATTGCTCATTATGAATCActatttttgtgtttaaatGTAAACTCATTGATAACTATATTATATAGACTCGCTTAACAATTAAATggaatattaatatatatgaaATCATTACGCTTTTGCAAAGTTTGCCTTTAAAGGAGCTCATGAATATAATTACCTTTATCGGACTGAATCTGCATGTGACTGATTTcattaaatgaaaaacaaagGTAATCATTGTGGGCTACTCTACCCGGCCTATTCAAAACTCACCCACAATCAGGCGCTCGTCGTTGGGCACGTCCTTGAAGAGCTTCTTGAAGTCCTCGGCCCGCGACTTGTAGTTGGGATAGATGACGTTGTACCAGGACTTCTTCTTGGCCCGCTCCGAGAGCCTCGACGGCTTGGCCGGCTTCTCGTTGGAggtggagctgctgctggtcACCTGTTGCTCCCGGTCGACGCGCAGCAGGCTCAGCTCGTGCTGGGTGAGATCGCTTAGCCGGTGCTGCGAGATGTCCTGCTGGGAGACAAGCGAAAGGGAGAGCTGATCAAACACCATGAGGATTTCCATTTATTGCGGACTGCGTTGGCGTGTACAAACATTTTAACTCTAAATGGATCGCGCCAGGCAGTTGGGTATCGTTGCctttggctttttggccacCTGTTTGCACCAACACTCTGTTTGTTAGCTCTTTTTTTCGGGTGATTCACGGCCGTTCGTAGGAAAGTCTCTTCGGCCAGGTGTTTGGTTTTACTTCTTATCACCCCACACGCTTGTCGTTCGTTTACGACCCCCAATTATTTACACAAAGTTCGCTGCAATGCTCGATATTagtttgttattttgtttttttctttttttttgctgtctCTATTCGCGCTGAGACGCTCCGTCGCTTGTCGAATTCTAATTTGGCATTGCCAGCCGGGCAAACGTCAATGGAAGAGCTCCGCCGCACACGAATCGTTATCATCGCCCGGTTGGCCCGAAAAAAGCTTGGACCCCTAACATTTATGTGGCGAGCTTTGGCTTTCGCATTGAAGGGTGATTCTAATCAGCTAATCAGCTGCCCCTCGATGGGGTGAGAGGGCACGTACACACATGGTGACACATGCTCCTTATCGCACAGCAAGTAGATTGGGCTGTTAGATGGCCAATATGGGGCCATTAATCCAAATAGCCCATGTCTATCTGTCGGCCCAACTGGCTATCTGTGCAGCTTTCTATCTGTCAATCGGCTGATCGATTGATCGTCGCTTCGAGTGGCTTTAATTTGATTCGAACACTTGGCTCCACCAATTTCACACCTTTTTCGGGGCGTGTGTGATGGCTAATGggcaaaataaacaaacggCTAGTTTTTAAAGCTCATCGCGCTATTCCAACGAAATAGTCAGGTTTTTCTTGACTAGCCCTTGCCACTCATATAGATACGTAAAAGAATTGACATTGGTTCATTCGAACTTGAAAAGATGTGACAAAAAAGCCTCTAACCATTATCATCATTAGTTcatcaaacaaaaacaaattttatgtGTACTCAACTCGAAAGCATGGTTTTCTAAGCATTCAAATTATGACAAAAGCTTACACCCTCAAACTGCATAGAACGTCGATAAAACCAAGACGCCAAAAGTAAATGTCttatcaaatttaaaaatatattttcggAAGTCACTCCCTACTTGGTTCAAACCTTCTTTTTATGATGCCCAGCCCAACACGGTTTGTAAGCCCATAGAAATAGGCCTAATAAAAAAGCAATCAAGTGACGTTGCTATTCAAATTTGTACTATATAAAGCTAAACCAAGCCAATGTGATTGCCTTGAACTATCATGCTCACTGGTGAAAATAGCATTATACTGGTAAGTAGCAAGTGAAGAATTCTTAGAAAATTCGAGTGGTGTGTAATAAATTTCTTATCGCTTAGTTAGTTTCTAGTTACTGACCAACTTGGCATGACTCATAGCATAGTAACGTAATGCAGAAATATCAGTCGAAATTGTATGCACATGATAAACTTTTTCTGAACCAGCGACATGGTCCTCTGATCCCGCCTTAAGTCCCACACGCCGGCCATTCGAACTCACCTCATCGCGTCCACTGCTGGATGTGGATAGCTTGGCCTGGCTAGCCTTGCCCTTGGAGCTGGTGGAGCTTTTCCGGCTGCTGGGACTGTCGCCTGGAGCGCCGTTGGAGTCGACGCCGTGCGGCTGTTGTGACTGATCCCGCGTGGACTCGCTGGACACGATATTAATGCTCGGGGCGGCTCCTGGTGCAGCTGTGTTGCCGGCACTCGAGATGGAGCCGGGACTAGTGGAAGTGACGGCCTGGCTTAACCGGAGGACGCTGCCGTTGAACTCATTGGCACCtggagctgctgcagctggtgGCGAACCGCCGGCTGTGGTGGAAGCGATCTGTTTGGAGGACGTCGATACGGAGGCGCTGCTCTGCTCAAAACTGCCGGCAGCTTCCTGGATGGTCAGGAGTTTGGTGCTTAGACTGCTGTTTGTGGTGCTCGTTATCGTGATCTCCTCGGTGATCGAATCGCGCCTGTGAATGGTAGAAGGAAACGAGGTTAGCATGGATTCAATTGGGCACCGCGAACTACTGCTACTTCGATTAAATGGAAAAACTCTTGAACTAGGCATGCAAATTTGGAAGGATGATGAGATCTCTTACGGAATTGGACCAAGGCCTGGCTGGAGAGTTTCCGGAGCACTGATCCCACCTACCTGTCGCCAGCATTGCTACCAGGCGCCTCCgcctgcagctcctcctccggcTGCGATTGCTGCTGGAGATGCTCGGGATTCTCCTGCGCCTGCTGGCACTGTGACGGCGATTGAGACTGTGGCTGGAGCTGGGCTTGTGTCTGTGTCTGTGACTGGAGCTGATCGGGCTGGGTGGTCTCGGGTATCATGTTGGCATTGGCAGGGGTTCTACTACTGCTCGAACTTTCGGCAGTCGGAGCGGTTATGGTTACACTTGATGTTGTTGGGTTGGTTTTATCACTATCTTTAATCCTACAATAAAATGcatatataaacaaatcaaaataacAAATGCCAAATCAAAACACATGCCCAAGACGACGGAACAACGGGAGCAACTAAATAGATCGGGTAAATCCAACAAAATACTTAAATCGAATAAAACCAGAAGAATTGGGAGTGGGTACAATAGGTCTGACTTCAAAGTCTACAGTTCTACAAGCTGGGAATTTATAAATTGGATCCATTAGACAGGCTATAGCCATTGCAACATTTCCCACCACAATTGAGGGCGATGAAACTCGAAACTATTCAATTAGGAGCGATTGGGATTGGGGTTTAGTTCTACACGAAAGCACCAAATAGAGTTCTTGACACCAACAAAATACTGGCTTGCAGACTGCACATGATTTCACAGATTAGTTCCAAGTAAATCAGATTTATAATCAAGCACAGGTGGATCCACTTCAGTTGCACACATTTCAACAGCTaccatataattaattatttaaagttGATAAAGGTTTAGAAGTAGAGACAGTCGCGATTACTTTCATAGCCAAATGGTGCATAAATACAGGAAGGCAACCTTTTAGAATGGTTCTTAATCAGTAGCGCTGGTAGAACGGCCTCAGTTACATTGTATTCCTATTGTTCGTTTCTAGGAAACCCAATGGGATATCGAGGCTTTAAACCACTTGCCAGAGTTCAACGGCTAATCCAACGACCAGTGCTTCTGGCCATTAACAAAGAACCATTAACGTTTCCGCAGCACAATCTATGGCTCCAGTCAGCACTTCGATAAGGAAGCCGCAGATGGGGAATACGAAGTCCCATCGACAATTGTCAATTGGCTTGTTAGAAGATATCGTGGCTTCTTAACTGATCGCCGGCTTAAGTAATTTCGCTCGAAAGTAATTTGCCCTAATTGTTCGCATCGTTGATAGCACACAAAAAACTATTTCGGATAGTTTGCTGGCTGGGATCTTGCCGTACCAGAGAACCCGGTGTTTCCGACTTTTTCGCAACGTTCGCCTCAGCATTTTTGACACGTTTCTATATGTATAATTCTCAATTAGACGTGCTCTCGCCTCAGTGGGCTGCGACGGAATGGTGTACCAATTGCCATTAAACGATTGTAATCAATTCCATTGCCTCCCCCCTCTCTCTcggtgtgggtgtgtgtgtgtgccacacaattgttattattttcttaatACTGACGCGTTTATTCGCATATTCGTATACGCCAGCAGCCGCTGATAAGAGCGATAAGATAGTCCGGCATTAAGCTTTGCTGAAGCGATTAGTGTGGTCGGGGAAAAGCTCCGTTCGCCTGAATTTGTTTAAACAATAAGGGGTAAGCCCATTTAACCGAGTTGAGCCCGAAACAGTGTACGCCATGCACTTTGCAACATTTTCAGCGAAACATCTGCTCATTAAAGAGCAACTGAACTCGGCACCTATAAAATTCGATGTATGCAAATTGAGCCGTGACACAATCGGctttaatgattttttaagTTTTCTAAGTTCCCCAGCACTCGAAACTAACAAATGTAAAACGACGCCCTTTAATAGTCGCCTTGAAGATAATCGACCTTATCAAAAAGTTGTCAGTTTACAGAAGTCTCAGCAAATAATTGATACAGCAGATTCCAGATCCACCCTTTATATAGAGATCGAGATAGAGTCAACTGGAACTTTTCTTATCACGAAGTTCAGTTCAAGTtcatgaaaatatatatatttgcatttgaataATTTGCGAATCGAGTAAACAAAGTGACGCGAACAGCACTTAATGACTTAATGATGATTCGCGCTCATTAAACGAGTGTGTATTCATAATTGCTAAGAGTCAGCTAAAATGTGTGAAAGATCAGAGATAATGTAATGGCCTATAATCTGTATATAGAATTAATACTTTGCGATAAAGCGGAGTTCAGAAGTTGTGACGACCAACTGATATAAGAcaggaaaaaacaaaatactcgTATGATTgagatttttgaaaatttaaattcaaacaGGAAACCATTCGCAATTACATACCATTTTAATTGACGTAATTGTTTGGGAAGAAAATTCTGGGAAAGTGGAGAACATGCGAGATGAGCTACTCGTGATTTAGTGCTAAATATAGTTTCCATTTCAGTTAACTAAGAAAGATAATTTACTAGACATTTTTAGGGGCGTCTATATGGAACTAGTTGTTTATTTTAAGCAAAGGCAAAACAAACGATAATTTcccaaattaaataatataaatttccAGGAATTTTTGCTGGCTGAATGTCGTTGTGAATTtcaatatgtatgtatgactAAAACTTGCCTTTGTTTTAAAATGCGTGACTAAAAGATATGTGTGTTTATCAATGGGAAATATCATTCAGCATTCAACGCAATTCCCGATATACTGTGCATCAATTATTGCTACAGACCGACCGCAGGTAATCATTACGATTGCAATTGCACCGCCTGGGCGCTTGAATAATAGATACTCCTGCCCCCTGAACCTTGGCCTTCGTGGTCACAGAGTGCTCCACTGGTCAGGGAAGTCGGATTCGAAAGGCCACTGGCCACAGGGGTAACTACTTCAGCCAGAGTTCGTAATGGCTACATCAGCGCCAGCGGAACAATTGGAACCCCCGGCACCTTCTGAACCACAACCACTTAAGCCCggagaaaaatcaatag
This genomic stretch from Drosophila mauritiana strain mau12 chromosome 2L, ASM438214v1, whole genome shotgun sequence harbors:
- the LOC117151059 gene encoding membrane-anchored lipid-binding protein YSP2 isoform X9, producing MHFVTQQRAQQQHHKSSASSSSSSLASSSSCSGSGSASGSGLGLGSSSRFAALRKSASQGALPKSLATAHSLFHRPSSTQGKHKRTASLNATPMIKDSDKTNPTTSSVTITAPTAESSSSSRTPANANMIPETTQPDQLQSQTQTQAQLQPQSQSPSQCQQAQENPEHLQQQSQPEEELQAEAPGSNAGDRRDSITEEITITSTTNSSLSTKLLTIQEAAGSFEQSSASVSTSSKQIASTTAGGSPPAAAAPGANEFNGSVLRLSQAVTSTSPGSISSAGNTAAPGAAPSINIVSSESTRDQSQQPHGVDSNGAPGDSPSSRKSSTSSKGKASQAKLSTSSSGRDEQDISQHRLSDLTQHELSLLRVDREQQVTSSSSTSNEKPAKPSRLSERAKKKSWYNVIYPNYKSRAEDFKKLFKDVPNDERLIVDYSCALQRDILVQGRLYVSQNYVCFHANIFSWETYVSIKWKDVTAITKEKTALVIPNAISISSGKDKYFFATFTSRDKSFLMLFRVWQNTLMNKQFSPQEIWKHVHTCYGDELGLTTDDEDYIDPTLNNDNEPDFDFQTAIDDDSYSQRQSQQSNQSNQSNPLLPQSGNSSASSGGGVRASAPRKSKTKYFFNSSKSSANASASGSDNNKTRESSRKLNKKMKQNAKELTLSSVKPTELSVSVTMSAPNVSSGSTAGSTTASSSTIANHTGSGSGSGSLSGSNTAAASGSGSDKMSAEKKVSTASNSAAVAAAAAAQTLASASSGSGSLESKMEMKRKLGKIHRQREEGKNAAESVPTDVSDSSDSEENNLPFVPTTECTSTHEGRQIVHTILPINVDTLFNLLFSKSKFITEFHAMRKSTDLVLGEWTKNEEGLQVRTVNVTVQLAASVGPKTSKVTEYQTQRECSKPGELYSIDVNSVNAGIPYAESFSVLIHFCLARTVDDHTMLSIHTQIKYKKSIWGVVKGFIEKNTWAGLEDFFGAQLHALQSETCIPPAKGKGRRPRRATSSYNQHTSQA